The following coding sequences lie in one Peribacillus frigoritolerans genomic window:
- a CDS encoding VanW family protein has protein sequence MRLSWIAGLLLFVQPVNISESISVTHQGQTIASVNHADITLPLLDVPIMDVDKYNQFVEKIDRQVYQKPVNATIDKQGNILPGRVGYKLYHQAFKEQFYSFLYSSKAYKLEVPLLAIHPKVDNELLAEIREKKIGEYRTYFNVNNKNRTNNISLATEAINNYVVFPGEVFSFNQAVGRRSVNKGYMLARVIVKGEFSEGIGGGICQVSSTLFNAIDNAGLQTIQRYSHTRSVPYVPSGRDATVSWYGPDFSFKNMYNQPILIRATTQGGMVSIMVYSSDMINYKTRKVPAASNQKSKEQIYRS, from the coding sequence ATGCGATTATCATGGATTGCCGGACTTTTACTATTCGTTCAACCAGTGAATATTTCTGAAAGCATATCGGTAACCCACCAAGGACAAACGATTGCCAGTGTCAACCATGCTGATATTACTTTGCCCTTACTAGATGTTCCTATCATGGACGTGGATAAATACAATCAATTTGTCGAGAAAATAGATCGACAAGTGTACCAAAAACCTGTAAATGCCACAATAGACAAGCAAGGTAATATTCTTCCTGGGCGGGTAGGTTACAAGCTATACCATCAAGCATTTAAAGAGCAATTTTATTCCTTTTTGTACAGTAGTAAAGCATACAAACTAGAAGTACCTTTACTTGCTATTCATCCAAAAGTTGACAACGAATTACTTGCGGAGATTCGTGAAAAAAAGATAGGTGAATATAGAACTTATTTTAATGTGAACAACAAAAATCGTACAAATAATATCTCGCTTGCTACAGAAGCCATTAATAATTATGTCGTGTTTCCTGGAGAGGTGTTTTCTTTTAATCAAGCCGTTGGCAGAAGATCAGTAAATAAAGGATATATGCTCGCTCGAGTTATCGTTAAAGGAGAGTTTTCCGAAGGGATTGGTGGGGGGATATGTCAGGTGTCATCCACCCTGTTTAATGCTATCGACAATGCAGGGTTGCAAACTATTCAACGCTATTCCCATACTAGGAGCGTTCCGTATGTTCCATCTGGCCGCGATGCTACAGTAAGCTGGTATGGTCCTGATTTTAGTTTTAAAAACATGTACAATCAACCTATTCTAATCCGAGCTACAACCCAAGGAGGAATGGTAAGTATCATGGTTTACTCTTCAGATATGATAAATTATAAGACACGAAAAGTTCCCGCTGCTTCAAATCAGAAATCAAAAGAACAGATTTACCGTTCCTAA
- a CDS encoding CoxG family protein: MATGTHTVVVPVDVQAVWDYVSDLEKWATTVPAYKEHEIINDKQSIWTFEGRVKGIKKTIQAQVDITEWNEPSNIKFELKGLSDNFTGSGHFTAEDVNGKTIMTCTVEIHAGGLSGAVLTPIIKWAVPKVASRLTESIARKIAVFS, translated from the coding sequence ATGGCAACGGGAACGCATACTGTAGTAGTTCCAGTAGATGTACAAGCAGTTTGGGATTATGTCAGTGATCTCGAAAAATGGGCAACGACAGTACCAGCCTATAAAGAGCATGAAATCATAAATGACAAGCAATCTATTTGGACATTTGAAGGTCGTGTGAAAGGTATTAAAAAAACAATACAAGCGCAGGTAGATATTACCGAATGGAATGAACCTTCAAATATTAAGTTTGAACTAAAAGGTTTATCAGATAATTTTACAGGAAGCGGTCACTTTACTGCAGAAGATGTTAATGGAAAAACAATAATGACTTGTACGGTGGAAATCCATGCAGGCGGATTATCTGGTGCGGTGTTAACACCAATTATTAAATGGGCTGTTCCAAAAGTAGCATCTCGTTTAACAGAATCTATCGCACGTAAAATTGCAGTATTCTCATAG
- a CDS encoding ATP-binding cassette domain-containing protein — protein MISISNLVKSYKKKIILGDLNFKIPENKISFLMGENGVGKTTLIKCLLNLENYQGEILFDGNQFSSAKNDIYVVYDDTPFYLHLSGYKNITLLLNKKVTLDRVKEVASHYLNDDILKSKVKGYSYGQRKKLSLIIATLSEPKYLFLDEVSNGLDFETMEFLKEKLQEWSKNMTILTVGHQFDFYSTIIDELFLLKDSSITHITDYSKESGELSEIYKRIVK, from the coding sequence ATGATTAGTATATCTAATTTGGTAAAATCTTATAAAAAAAAAATCATTTTAGGAGATTTAAATTTTAAAATACCCGAAAATAAAATTTCATTCCTTATGGGTGAAAATGGTGTTGGAAAAACAACATTAATAAAATGTTTACTAAATTTAGAGAATTACCAAGGTGAAATTTTATTCGATGGAAATCAATTTAGTAGTGCAAAAAATGATATTTACGTTGTATATGATGACACACCATTTTATTTACACTTATCCGGATATAAAAATATTACATTACTATTAAATAAAAAAGTTACACTTGATCGAGTTAAAGAAGTAGCTTCACATTACTTAAATGATGATATCTTAAAATCAAAAGTTAAGGGATACTCATACGGTCAACGAAAAAAACTTAGTTTAATAATTGCAACACTTTCAGAACCAAAATATTTATTTTTGGATGAAGTATCAAATGGGTTAGATTTTGAAACTATGGAATTTTTAAAAGAAAAATTGCAAGAGTGGTCAAAAAACATGACTATCCTAACAGTAGGACATCAATTTGATTTTTATTCTACAATTATTGATGAGTTATTTCTCTTAAAAGATAGTTCAATAACTCACATTACAGATTATAGTAAAGAAAGTGGTGAGTTAAGTGAAATATATAAAAGAATTGTCAAATAA